One Gossypium arboreum isolate Shixiya-1 chromosome 13, ASM2569848v2, whole genome shotgun sequence genomic window, TTCCAAACTAACTCGATATTCCACTGTATTTGAGTAAATTTTTCTCTTTCAATCAAAACAGCTTGCTGCATGTTTTCATCACAATACTCTCTATTGGTTTTAAGTTCCACTTCCAAATCCTTGACCTTTGTTTCTCGAAACTGTCTAAGTGCGACTTCTTGATTCAACCTTGATACAAGATCTGTCATGCTTGTTTTTGCTGCAGCTAGCTATTCTTCTATCTTTGTTTCTAGACTCTCTATGTCCTTCACAAACAATATCAAGGGACTGCTTTTGCTTTCATTCGATGCAACCTCAAAAAGTTCATTAACAGCCAGCTTTTGAACATCACCTCCCGAGCTATATATCCAGGCATAGTGAGGTAGTAGCACAGAAGAAACCATGATCTTCACAAAATCCACCAAGGTCATTACCCTTAGCAATAGATGTGTTGTTCTCTTGTAATCTTGGTGTAGTGTTTTGTATTTTACTTTTTATCTTTTCACCAAGGGCAGCAAGTACTTAAATAGTGAATATATAGTAGTACTTTGGAAAGAGACTTGAAGCTGATATGGAGTTGGCTGTAATTAAATTGTTCTAGCTATGTTAAACCACTTTATCCCCTGTTAAAGAGTAATAATAGGTAGTGCTAATAGAAGAGTACCTTTGCAGATTTGTCAACTTGATAAGTTTAATAAAATCACAAAAAAAGAATGGCTCTAGATATGCTACTAGTTCTTGTTAATCTTAGACCCAAGCCATTATTATTCTATGTTTAGCCACTGGGGTAATTGCAGACTGGCTAATGAGCCAATTGACTTTTTCACAGAAACTTGcactatattttcttttaaaatactTGTATGTCATCCCTTGATAAACAACAGCTAGTTTGCTATATTTACTTGTTTACATTTTATGTATGTATCTTTGTTTCTACATAGGATACCAGTCATATGTGGTCAGCGCTAGCAGATACTTCTCCTTAAAACaaattttaatgtaattttaaGCTCATTAATAAGTTGGATAGACTATTCAATTGTCATGGATAAAAACGTTTGATTCTTTGCACATGCAGGTGTTGGCGGTCAATTAATGCCATCAAGCAACAAAACCAGGTACTAATTCCATCTTAATTTAATTTCAAAGTCCTTGTTTTACTTGTGAAGCCGGCCAATCAATTCCATCTTTGCTACGACTTTGACAAATTTGGAaggtttttaaaattgaattgcACAAAATATTGATTTTAAATTTGATTGGTTTCACTAATTGgttgaattaaataaattattataaaatttataaagttaaatataattgaaaataatttaaaaaatattgaaaatcggtTTAATTGGTTCAATTGATTTTTAATCCGCTCATTGTGATAAAACTCTAGTCCCAATAGAATAATTttgaatatttgaattgatattttatatttctatatttagattgaattaatttaaattaataggttggaaattttttatttttggttattgatttttatttgagtAATTTAATTAGGTTTGGTTATTTTATTTTGGATAGATTTATATAAAAGTAATGGATatttaaatatcaaaatgagTTGGGTTTATATAATGCTTAATCGAGTTATTcaatttaaatattcaaaataaaaacttatataTTCAATAAACCGCATTAATCAAATTAGCTCAGTTTATTTAGCTTAATCTTAGGTGTCATAAACAATTTAGGTATATATTTAAGAATCTTCCTACATTCACATGGAAATAACcaatttgctttgaaaatttcttCTCTCGTTAACGTAAAAATCTCAACTTCCATCTTCCCAGTGTCTTAATGAACTTTAAGAATATGTGGGTGGCAGTACAATATACTATATATTTGAGTAATTTAATTAggtttagttattttatttttgaattgatttatataaaaataatgaatataatGATTAATCGAGTTATTCGATTTCAATATTTAAAATCAAAAACCTATTCAATAAACTGCTTTAATCAAATTAGCTCAGTTTATTTAGTTTAACCAAAATCTTGGTCACTCTTAAGTATCATAATCAATTTAGGTATATATCTAAGAATCTTCCTACATTCACATGGAAAAAACCAATTTGCTTTGAAATTTTCTTCTCTCATGcataaaaatcacaaattccATGTTCAAATTCATCTTCCCAGCGTCTTAATGAACTTTAAGAATCTATGGGTCTATatatatttaagtaatttaattaggtttaattattttatttttggattgatttATATAAAAGTAATGGATATTTAAATATTGGACTGGGTTGGGTTTCTATAATGTTTAATTGATTTATTCAATTTGAACAAtttgaatattcaaaataaaaaccTACtcaataaatcattttaaatcattttaatggAAGTAATTCGGTTTATCTAGCTTAACCAAAATCATGGTCACTCTTAAATGTCATAATCAATTTAAGTATATATTTAAAAATCTTAAATAACCAATTTACtttgaaattttcttttctattacCTAAACATCATAAATTCTCTCTTAAAATCCATCTTCCCGGCGTCTCTTAAAATCCATCATAAATATTTGGGTGGCAGTGCAATATACTGACTTTGGGATTGAGTCACGGACGATGGTCGGAAAAATCACTCGAGCTTATGAAAGGGAGCTCAAAGATGGTGATGTGAAGATGACGAGTCCGAAGTTCGGGATGTCAATATTATTTTTCTTCCTTCGCATCTCGTTTTGCTCTTCAACAGACCAAAGTTTCCAGCAATGCTTTTCATCTCATTTACCACCTTCCAAAATAACTTATGATGTTATCTTCACCCAAAACAGTTCTCAATATTCATCCATATTGCAGTCTTCCATACGGAACTTACGGTTTTCGAATGCTTCGAAACCACGTTACTTGGTTACCCCTTACAACGAAAATCATATCCAGGCAACCATAATCTGTTCCAAGGAACATCACATGCATGTTAGAGTTCGAAGTGCTGGACATGACTATGAAGGCCTCTCTTATATATCTGATGTTCCATTTATAGTTATAGATCTTTTCCATATCCGGTCTGTCATGGTAGATATAAAAAATGAATTTGCATGGGTTGGAGCTGGTGCAACACTTGGTGAATTATATTATAGTATTTCTGCCAAAAGTAATGTCCATGGATTCCCTGCGGGGAGTTGTCCCACTGTAGGGGTGGGGGGACACATCAGTGGAGGTGGATTCGGTACGATATTTAGAAAATACGGTTTAGCAGCCGACAATGTTATCGACGCCAAGATGATCGACGTTAATGGAAATGTTCTTGACAGGAAATCAATGGGAGAAGATCTGTTTTGGGCCATCAGAGGCGGTGGAGGAGCTAGCTTTGGTGTTATTTTCTCATGGAAACTTAAGTTGGTTCGTGTTCCTCCGACCGTAACCGTTTTTAAAACCTTAAAGACATTGGAACAAGGAGCAACCAAACTTGTCCAGAAGTGGCAAAACATTGCGTATAAGTTTCACCATGACCTTTTCGTCCATGCAGTTATACAAGTTACTAATCCGAATTCAAACCAAAACCCAACCGTTCAAGTTTCCTTCGATTGCTTGTTTCTTGGGACTACAGAAAGACTCCTCTCTTCCATACAACGTAGTTTCCCCGAACTAGGCGTAACTCAAGAAAACTGCACTGAAATGAGTTGGATCCAATCCGTCCTTTACTTTGCTGGCCACTCAATTGCAGAATCCGCAGATGTTTTACTCAATAGGGGAACACAATCTACGCAGTCGTTCAAAGGCAAGTCCGACTACGTAAAGGAAGCAATCCCCAAAATGGGGCTCGAAGGACTATTTAAAATGGTAGCGGAGGAAGAGACATCGATGTTGATATTAACGCCTTACGGAGGAAGAATGAAGCAAATAAAGAGTTCAGCAACTCCATTTCCTTATAGAAGTGAGTATTTATATGGGATACAATATATGATTAGTTGGGATGTAGCAGAGGAAACAGGGAAACGCATAGGGTGGATGAGAAGGTTGTACAAGTACATGGAACCTTATGTCTCAACAGCACCGAGGGCTGCATATTTCAATTACAGGGATCTTGATTTGGGGAGGAACAGTTACCCAAATACAAGCTATGTGGAAGCAAGCCAATGGGGTTTGAAATACTTCAACCATAATTTCAATAGACTGGTTCGGGTGAAGACTTTAGCTGATCCTCACAATTTCTTTTGGAATGAGCAAAGTATTCCAGTATTAAGGTTAGAATAAAGCATTGATTTGCTTTGTTTATATACACTTGTTTGAGGTCACATAAAGTATATATAATGCATACTGTAACTGAAAATAATCACATGGGACTTCTATTATTGTACTACAAAGTTTCACACTTATTTGGACCCCCCTTACACTTAATAAATCCGACATGTTAAGCTCAATTTGCTTCATTTTTTGGCCATAGCTATTAGCATCTTAGTGTAGTACATGCAAAACAAAATTCAGGAGGTTAAGGCCAAGAGTAAAAGCCAATAATCATTCATTTCGCAGTTTTTGTTAAGCAATCAGCTATCCTATTGTATTCTTGATGTACATACTTAATATTAATATCTCACTCTTAACGCAAAAGGTCTCAGATGGCATAAGTGATATACGAATCTGATTGATGTATTATCAGAGTACCTTTAATACGATGCAATGATTCCAAACAATCTATTTCTAACAGCAAATCACGACAGCCATGCTCCCAAGCCTATTCAAGACCATTAAGAATACCCCAAAGTTCAACCTCATAAACATTGCACAGCCCAATATTCCTTAAATCCCAAACACCACGAGCTTAATGCACCTCAGATCAGGCCGCTCTCCATACCTATTCCGTATTCCAAGTTCCGGGCCACCGTCTACATTTACTTTCCATTTCCCCATTGATGAAGGAGACCATGGATTATATAATTTTGATAtctcaataaaattaaaaattcatgtTAGACAGAAATTATGGATAAAAAATACTATATTTCAATACAATCCTTTTCTGTGATTTACTCTACAATAtgcattaaaaatcataatattcTAATTGCCAATAACATGCATCAACGTATTGGAAAACtattattaaatttatcaaattaaaatgaaaaataacaaTTAAATTTGATAAATTGGTATTTCATGCTCAATCATCTTATATTGCAAACAATAATTTGGGaaactatatttattttaataaataatatgttAGAAAATatcaatataattaaaatttattttctcctTATTAACTTCCATCTAAAATCAACTATATTTATTTCTTCATTAAAATGCTCTGACTAGAtttcaattcaacaattttaagATTCTTATTTCTTAAAACACATTTTAATCAAATAATTAGattgaattaataaaataaattattttaatatttgtatcAATCATAAAACTTAACTATAATTTTAATTCAATACAGATAAATAAAATTCGAAAATTTTGTAAAAgaaagaattttaaattttaaataaaatctaatagttttaaattttaattcaagAACGTTCAAACTCGGCATTAAAACCAATTATAAATCCACCTAACTCACGAACACTGAATGAAAATACAATTGTACTTGCAGAGAACGTATCACTAGTAACAAGGAACAACAAGGAAGAAGAAGAACACAATCAACACTTTGACTAACTATGGAAATCGGATGAAAGGAGAAATGATAGAAGAGCGAAGGAAGGAGAAACAAGATCACAGAGAGAAAAAGTAGAATTCCAGAAGTTGAATAGAAGAAAATTTTGGCTAAGGGACCAACAAAGAAAAATTCTTTTGCTGCAACAAGAAACTAACgtgagaaaaataaataatttcaatttACTCACACAAGATTCAAACACGGGACTTAAAAGTAAGTTGACATCTTACCACTGAATTAATAAACTCATTCTTCTCAATAATCTTACACAAATTAAGGATAATCCTTATGAACCAAGTTAAACATagttttaaaattaatagaaaatattcTAAAGAGAACGGAATCAAACACGGGACCAAAAACACACATTCAAAAGTACTTAATCACTGGAACATTTCAATTTACTTAATATAATTTaagaattcaaaattttagaaaattgggctgttacatttacACTTGTATAAGTAGATTTCTTCTCTTTTATAAATATGGATAAACTTAAAATACATCTAGGATTAGTAATTTACGGATATGAAAGGAGGtaaacaaaatttgaaaattgaattTCTTATCCAACCGAACTTGAATAACATAAATTCTATTTGAGTTGAAGATGGTATTTAAATAAAACTCTCCTGAAAATATTGTGAAAACAAATGGGGGTATTTGCTTGGCAAAAAGAAACTATGACTAAAATGGTGTTTGGAACTGTGGTAAAAATTtcaaccacaaaaaaaaaagtgtgaaaacaaaaaaaagaatatCGAGATTGTTTACACAATTCAACCTCAGGACCTTGCCCAGAACATTAATCCACTGTCTTTCTCACAATACAAACAATGATTTAAGTCCTAACGCTAGTCTAACACTCACCAATTTAGCAACCTCACCGTTGTACAAAAACTAGATCATTCTCTCTCTAAGCTTCCCTCTCAAAAGTTTAACTTTACAATTCAAGATTCTCTtgattgcttataaaaataatacacacatacacattgCTAACTTCAACAAATTTGTACTCTATCAAACTCTCAAAACTCTTGGTTCACCTTAACTTAGGTAAAACTTAAGTTTATATAGtatttaagttttatttatataAGAATTATAATATGATCACTTCtctaaaaagaaagttaaaaatcaACACAAGATACTACTTCCATAAGAGTTTTGATTTAATCCAATACTCTCAAACCATAAAAAGTGACTTTTCTTATTCAACAAGTAATCTACCTTAAGTCGCAAGAAATTAATCTTCAAGTCTTTAATAAATAAACTTTATAGTCTAAATATCTTCAAAATAATCGGCCTAATATTTTTATTCCAAAATCTATCAACTCTTTGAAACGGACGAGTACCTAAAATTATGACCACTATTTCAACTAAAAATCAAACTAATCTCCAAATATATCAACCAATATGagctttaaaattt contains:
- the LOC108462402 gene encoding berberine bridge enzyme-like 8: MVGKITRAYERELKDGDVKMTSPKFGMSILFFFLRISFCSSTDQSFQQCFSSHLPPSKITYDVIFTQNSSQYSSILQSSIRNLRFSNASKPRYLVTPYNENHIQATIICSKEHHMHVRVRSAGHDYEGLSYISDVPFIVIDLFHIRSVMVDIKNEFAWVGAGATLGELYYSISAKSNVHGFPAGSCPTVGVGGHISGGGFGTIFRKYGLAADNVIDAKMIDVNGNVLDRKSMGEDLFWAIRGGGGASFGVIFSWKLKLVRVPPTVTVFKTLKTLEQGATKLVQKWQNIAYKFHHDLFVHAVIQVTNPNSNQNPTVQVSFDCLFLGTTERLLSSIQRSFPELGVTQENCTEMSWIQSVLYFAGHSIAESADVLLNRGTQSTQSFKGKSDYVKEAIPKMGLEGLFKMVAEEETSMLILTPYGGRMKQIKSSATPFPYRSEYLYGIQYMISWDVAEETGKRIGWMRRLYKYMEPYVSTAPRAAYFNYRDLDLGRNSYPNTSYVEASQWGLKYFNHNFNRLVRVKTLADPHNFFWNEQSIPVLRLE